Proteins co-encoded in one Candidatus Polarisedimenticolaceae bacterium genomic window:
- a CDS encoding CPBP family intramembrane glutamic endopeptidase, whose amino-acid sequence MENHGSTNSIHIGRSRVVSGLELLLAGAIVIGHNVYHVVPNEVPILVVLCWISVRVRGGGWKDIGLESPRSWWKTVAYAILSAAAIVVLSDVVVGPIAESYLGAEHVSKAFQSPTHDLGWTLRSLGLVWTLAAFGEEIAYRGYLINRAAETGGRTRLAYGAALVVASVLFGYGHYYKGPAGVIASTVSGLVLGATYLLARRNLWVTILAHGFRDTFAIVAMLAGWGT is encoded by the coding sequence GTGGAGAACCACGGCAGCACCAACTCGATCCACATCGGGCGATCGCGTGTCGTGAGTGGGCTCGAGCTGCTGCTGGCCGGCGCGATCGTCATCGGCCACAACGTCTACCACGTCGTGCCCAATGAAGTGCCGATTCTCGTCGTGCTGTGCTGGATCTCGGTCCGAGTGCGCGGGGGCGGGTGGAAAGACATCGGGCTCGAGTCGCCGCGTTCGTGGTGGAAGACCGTCGCGTACGCAATCCTGTCGGCGGCGGCGATCGTGGTGCTCTCCGACGTCGTCGTGGGACCCATTGCCGAAAGCTACTTGGGCGCCGAGCACGTCTCGAAAGCGTTCCAGAGCCCGACGCATGACTTGGGCTGGACGTTACGTTCGCTCGGTCTCGTCTGGACGCTCGCCGCCTTCGGCGAAGAGATCGCTTACCGTGGCTACCTGATCAATCGCGCGGCCGAAACCGGCGGTCGTACGCGACTCGCCTACGGCGCCGCGCTCGTGGTCGCGAGCGTGCTCTTCGGATATGGGCACTACTACAAAGGGCCTGCGGGAGTCATCGCGTCGACGGTCTCGGGCCTCGTGCTCGGAGCCACGTACCTCCTGGCGCGCCGCAACCTGTGGGTCACGATTCTCGCCCATGGGTTCCGAGACACGTTCGCAATCGTCGCGATGCTCGCCGGCTGGGGGACCTGA
- a CDS encoding YetF domain-containing protein produces MHDTATHGLTIFDIYQPWWELILRAAVVYVFLIILLRITGKRQVGQLAPFDLVLLLVLSNAVQNAMNAGDNSLIGGLLSASTLVGLNFIVGYGTFRSKRFEQLIEGQPEILIHNGRLYKTVMARAQLTHHELEAALRQAGCSSVDEVHCAVLENNGSITVVQRKEP; encoded by the coding sequence ATGCACGACACCGCAACGCACGGGTTGACGATCTTCGACATCTATCAACCGTGGTGGGAGCTGATCCTGCGCGCCGCCGTGGTCTACGTCTTTCTCATCATCTTGTTGCGCATCACCGGCAAGCGGCAGGTCGGGCAGCTGGCTCCTTTCGACCTCGTGCTGCTGCTCGTCCTCTCGAACGCGGTCCAGAACGCGATGAACGCGGGGGACAATTCGCTGATCGGCGGCCTGCTCTCGGCCTCGACGCTGGTCGGTCTGAACTTCATCGTGGGTTACGGGACGTTCCGCAGCAAGCGCTTCGAACAATTGATCGAGGGGCAGCCGGAAATCCTGATCCACAACGGGAGGCTCTACAAGACGGTCATGGCCCGAGCGCAACTCACGCATCACGAGCTGGAGGCCGCGCTCCGTCAGGCCGGATGCAGCTCCGTCGACGAAGTGCATTGTGCCGTCCTCGAGAACAATGGATCGATCACCGTCGTCCAGCGGAAGGAGCCGTGA
- a CDS encoding tRNA-uridine aminocarboxypropyltransferase, which translates to MRPTCAQCHRPLVAWIPSAGGSTKVATAGVCFCDRATLLPTRTRIHLLQHPREEDKGIGTARMAHLALPNSRLTVGVAFSSDPEIVAASRRETTYVLFPGPGAVPVERVPLDRPIDLIVVDGTWPQAKKLIRTNPILERLPRLGFTPRHESAYLIRKEPAPGCVSTIEALVEVLRVLERDGERFERLLAPFHAMVARQQWFQTTVGVRRHRGRHRSHRVSPRAALAAHLSRYGSRLICIHGEANSWPRMPKDMREPELVHWLAHRPATSETFERVIAPRSPLAPGTCTHIDLDEDVLREGGSLDSCRDAWNRFLRPDDVVVLWGTFYRDLAAREGLAMPEHEIELREHASRIFKRKMGPLDRCSELVGSSPAPLALRGRGGRRLAALAGALERLRDERDSYDPLRTILPP; encoded by the coding sequence GTGCGCCCGACCTGTGCCCAGTGCCACCGCCCGCTCGTCGCCTGGATTCCGTCCGCCGGAGGATCGACGAAGGTCGCGACCGCGGGCGTCTGCTTCTGCGACCGGGCGACGCTCCTGCCGACGCGGACCCGCATTCATCTTTTGCAGCATCCGCGCGAGGAGGACAAGGGAATCGGCACCGCGCGCATGGCGCATCTGGCACTCCCCAACTCGCGCCTCACGGTCGGCGTCGCCTTTTCGTCCGATCCGGAGATCGTGGCGGCGTCGCGGCGTGAGACGACCTATGTGCTCTTCCCCGGACCGGGTGCGGTCCCTGTGGAGCGTGTGCCCCTCGATCGGCCGATCGACCTGATCGTCGTCGACGGCACATGGCCACAGGCGAAGAAGCTCATCCGCACGAATCCGATCCTCGAACGCCTGCCCCGCCTCGGATTCACGCCGCGGCATGAGAGCGCCTACCTGATTCGCAAGGAGCCGGCCCCGGGCTGCGTCTCGACGATCGAGGCGCTCGTCGAGGTGTTGCGCGTGCTCGAGCGCGACGGCGAACGCTTCGAGCGGCTGCTTGCCCCGTTCCACGCGATGGTGGCGAGGCAGCAGTGGTTCCAGACGACCGTCGGCGTGCGCCGGCACCGCGGCCGGCATCGGAGTCACCGCGTCTCTCCGCGCGCGGCTCTCGCAGCTCATCTCTCGCGATACGGATCTCGCCTGATCTGCATCCACGGCGAAGCCAATTCCTGGCCCCGCATGCCGAAAGATATGCGCGAGCCCGAGCTCGTCCACTGGCTCGCCCATCGTCCCGCAACCTCCGAGACGTTCGAGAGGGTCATCGCACCCAGGTCGCCGCTCGCGCCCGGCACCTGCACGCACATCGACCTCGACGAAGACGTGCTACGTGAGGGCGGCAGCCTCGACTCCTGCCGGGATGCGTGGAATCGTTTCCTGCGGCCCGATGACGTGGTCGTTCTCTGGGGGACGTTCTACCGCGACCTCGCGGCGCGCGAAGGCCTCGCGATGCCGGAGCACGAGATCGAGCTTCGCGAGCATGCCTCGCGAATCTTCAAGCGGAAGATGGGCCCGCTCGACCGCTGCTCGGAGCTCGTCGGCTCGTCGCCCGCCCCGCTCGCGCTTCGAGGGCGCGGCGGACGCCGCCTCGCCGCGCTCGCCGGCGCGCTCGAGCGGCTCCGGGACGAGCGGGACTCTTACGATCCGTTGAGGACGATCCTGCCGCCGTGA
- a CDS encoding NADPH-dependent FMN reductase — protein MDRSPSSSGRSRESPRGDRIRDLVDLPACISDAKAILSRTMRILGVCGSLQTSSGNRELLRTAATVAPVGVEVVVTDLLRELPLFNPELEESGAPAPVDAWRRALANSDAVLIASPEYGHSLSGALKNAIDWVIGSGELDNKVVATTAVVPHADRGRRGLQALGQTLRAVRAVVVGEQPIVRGPEFETHVRALMAALVDRATEINGRR, from the coding sequence ATGGATCGATCACCGTCGTCCAGCGGAAGGAGCCGTGAATCACCGCGCGGGGATAGAATCCGCGATCTAGTCGACCTGCCGGCGTGCATCAGCGACGCCAAGGCGATACTGTCCCGAACCATGCGGATCCTCGGTGTCTGCGGGAGCCTCCAGACGAGTTCCGGGAATCGGGAGCTCCTGCGAACTGCGGCAACGGTAGCGCCCGTGGGCGTCGAGGTGGTCGTTACGGACCTGCTTCGCGAGCTTCCGTTGTTCAACCCGGAGCTCGAGGAGAGCGGTGCACCGGCGCCTGTGGACGCCTGGCGCCGCGCGCTCGCCAATAGCGACGCGGTCTTGATCGCCTCGCCCGAGTACGGCCATAGCTTGTCTGGTGCACTGAAGAACGCCATCGATTGGGTCATCGGCTCGGGCGAGCTCGACAACAAAGTCGTGGCCACGACTGCCGTCGTCCCTCACGCTGACCGCGGTCGGCGCGGGCTCCAGGCGCTCGGGCAGACGCTGCGAGCGGTTCGGGCGGTCGTTGTCGGCGAGCAGCCGATCGTGCGCGGTCCAGAATTCGAGACCCACGTCCGCGCGCTGATGGCTGCTCTCGTGGACCGTGCGACGGAGATCAACGGTCGACGCTAA
- a CDS encoding MopE-related protein, translating to MSIRAILSLALVVFAGPTFGGESAGHPRTSAAEPLTFEDRVARERAIEHIYYSHQIGVSEPFEKAVPASVAASKVHAYLRQSAALEQLWSVPITGDMLRGEVERMTLGTHAPERLLELFTALDRDPLLVQECLARPALVDRLARRYVASDASIQAERRAAAQTLREDLLSGRVDAGKSDTRRTVAEITDADALTYWHAKLGERTGEPSEVAEEADAFLVHVPLTDEPGRLVLATYRVSKRTWEEWSSDNVARLEESLVKLVGTADSPLPHLGAGTDAVDACPPDDLWNNQGLDDAPGRRSGLTAVWTGSVMILWGGTDSYLATGSRYDPATDTWSSTATVGAPPGRRDHTAVWTGTQMIVWGGNANGTYTNTGSRYDPVADAWTPVTTLNAPSARFSHTAVWSGSRMIVWGGSPGFANVLNTGGIYDPATDSWIATNTSGAPAARLGHTAVWSGSRALIWGGYASPNYLDSGAQFDPSTNTWTAMTGTNAPAARQRHGAVWTGTLMVVWGGLSPGDINTGGRYDPATDTWSATSLTNAPSARSGPAAVWSGSRMLIWGGGNVATNTGATYDPATDTWTATSTTGAPAARNAMTSVWSGSRLLVYGGRDVNNTELANGGRYDPGADTWTSMSPGATPPPRKQHTAVWTGTLMLVWGGVEGIGNVNSGYRYDPALDTWTPMSVSGAPTARSFHTAVWTGSQMIVWGGAAPSETNTGGRYDPILDNWLATSLAGAPTARSRQTAVWTGSRMIVWGGSNGGGFNTGGRYDPATNSWLPTTTAGAPSARSMHTAVWTGSQMIVWGGGNFSFNNDGGRYDPVADAWLPTTTINAPAERQGHVAVWTGSQMVVWGGNTLGAGGRYDPQNDLWAPVTTVGAPPNISNAAGVWTGSLMVVWGSRSARYNPFIDVWNPISTVNAPPARDGATGVWTGSAVLVWGGGDVYTFGTGGAYVMGYVDADHDGYPACPLDCDDGNPAVHPNAQEVCNGIDDNCDGRIDEGFGDTDGDGRGDACDNCPAVANPDQSDGDADGAGDACDNCLGLYNPSQSDFNHDGVGDACDLDDGLIYVTAGDMTHVRWQQESGPTSWNLYEGDLSVLRATGSYTQPPGSNALAARFCGLTDTSVADPNTPPAGSVRFSLVTGVTGGVEGSLGTNSAGMPRPNTNPCP from the coding sequence TTTGGTGGAGAGAGCGCGGGCCATCCGCGCACGTCTGCAGCCGAGCCACTCACCTTCGAGGATCGCGTCGCCCGTGAGCGCGCGATCGAGCACATCTACTATTCCCACCAGATCGGCGTGAGCGAGCCGTTCGAGAAGGCGGTGCCGGCGTCCGTGGCGGCGAGCAAGGTGCACGCCTACCTGCGTCAATCGGCGGCACTCGAACAGCTCTGGTCGGTCCCCATCACAGGCGACATGCTGCGCGGCGAAGTCGAGCGGATGACGCTCGGAACGCATGCGCCCGAGCGGCTCCTGGAGCTGTTCACGGCGCTCGATCGGGATCCGCTCCTCGTGCAGGAGTGCCTCGCCCGCCCTGCGCTCGTCGATCGTCTGGCGCGCCGCTACGTGGCCTCCGATGCGTCGATCCAGGCGGAGCGGCGGGCGGCGGCGCAGACGCTTCGTGAGGACTTGCTCTCCGGTCGTGTCGACGCCGGGAAGAGTGACACACGCCGCACGGTCGCCGAGATCACGGACGCCGATGCGCTCACCTACTGGCACGCGAAGCTCGGCGAGCGGACCGGAGAGCCTAGCGAGGTGGCCGAGGAGGCGGACGCGTTTCTCGTCCACGTCCCGCTGACGGACGAGCCGGGCCGCCTGGTGCTCGCAACCTACCGCGTGTCCAAACGGACGTGGGAGGAGTGGTCGAGCGACAACGTCGCGCGACTGGAAGAGTCTCTCGTGAAGCTCGTCGGCACCGCGGACTCGCCGCTACCGCACCTTGGTGCGGGAACGGACGCCGTCGATGCGTGCCCTCCCGACGATCTGTGGAACAACCAGGGGCTGGACGATGCGCCGGGGCGCCGGTCGGGGCTCACGGCCGTCTGGACCGGCAGCGTCATGATCCTCTGGGGCGGGACCGACTCGTATCTCGCGACCGGCTCCCGGTACGATCCGGCCACGGATACGTGGTCCTCGACGGCCACCGTGGGCGCTCCCCCCGGACGGCGCGATCACACGGCGGTCTGGACGGGGACGCAGATGATCGTCTGGGGAGGCAACGCGAACGGCACGTACACGAACACCGGCTCGCGGTATGACCCCGTCGCCGACGCCTGGACACCGGTGACGACCCTGAACGCTCCGAGCGCGCGCTTCTCCCACACGGCGGTCTGGTCGGGAAGTCGCATGATCGTCTGGGGCGGGTCGCCCGGGTTTGCGAACGTCTTGAATACCGGCGGGATCTACGACCCGGCGACGGACTCCTGGATCGCCACCAACACCAGCGGCGCCCCTGCCGCCCGCCTCGGGCACACCGCGGTCTGGTCCGGCAGCCGCGCATTGATCTGGGGCGGCTACGCGAGCCCCAACTATCTCGATTCCGGCGCGCAGTTCGACCCTTCGACGAACACGTGGACGGCGATGACGGGCACAAACGCTCCGGCGGCACGGCAGCGTCACGGCGCCGTCTGGACCGGGACGCTGATGGTCGTGTGGGGTGGTCTGTCGCCGGGAGACATCAACACGGGAGGACGCTACGACCCGGCCACCGACACGTGGTCCGCGACGTCTCTCACGAACGCGCCGTCCGCGAGGAGCGGCCCCGCAGCGGTGTGGAGCGGCTCCCGGATGCTGATCTGGGGTGGGGGCAACGTGGCGACCAACACGGGCGCCACGTATGACCCGGCCACGGACACGTGGACGGCGACGTCGACGACCGGCGCTCCGGCGGCGCGCAATGCCATGACGTCGGTCTGGAGCGGATCGCGGCTCCTCGTCTACGGCGGCAGGGACGTGAACAACACCGAGCTCGCGAACGGCGGCCGGTACGATCCGGGGGCCGACACGTGGACGTCGATGTCTCCGGGCGCGACGCCACCGCCGCGCAAGCAGCACACCGCCGTCTGGACAGGCACGCTGATGCTCGTCTGGGGCGGGGTCGAGGGGATCGGGAACGTCAACAGCGGCTACCGCTACGATCCCGCGCTCGATACGTGGACGCCGATGAGCGTCTCGGGCGCACCCACTGCCCGATCGTTCCACACCGCCGTCTGGACGGGCTCCCAGATGATCGTCTGGGGCGGTGCCGCGCCGAGCGAAACGAACACCGGCGGACGTTACGATCCGATCCTCGACAACTGGCTTGCGACGTCTCTCGCCGGAGCACCGACCGCTCGCTCCAGGCAGACGGCCGTCTGGACGGGATCCCGGATGATCGTCTGGGGCGGCTCCAACGGCGGCGGTTTCAACACCGGCGGACGCTACGATCCCGCGACGAACTCTTGGCTTCCGACCACGACGGCCGGCGCGCCGAGCGCGCGCTCGATGCACACCGCCGTGTGGACGGGGTCCCAGATGATCGTCTGGGGCGGAGGCAATTTCAGTTTCAACAACGATGGCGGGCGGTACGATCCGGTCGCGGATGCGTGGCTGCCGACGACGACCATCAACGCGCCGGCCGAGCGTCAGGGTCACGTCGCCGTCTGGACCGGCTCGCAGATGGTCGTGTGGGGCGGAAACACCTTGGGCGCGGGGGGGCGCTACGACCCACAAAACGACCTGTGGGCTCCGGTGACGACGGTCGGGGCTCCGCCGAACATTTCGAACGCGGCCGGCGTCTGGACCGGCTCGCTCATGGTCGTGTGGGGCAGCCGCTCGGCACGCTACAACCCGTTCATCGACGTGTGGAACCCGATCTCCACGGTGAACGCGCCGCCCGCCCGGGACGGCGCCACGGGGGTCTGGACGGGATCGGCGGTCTTGGTCTGGGGCGGCGGCGACGTCTACACGTTCGGCACCGGGGGCGCCTATGTCATGGGCTACGTCGACGCCGATCACGACGGCTACCCGGCGTGCCCGCTGGACTGCGATGACGGGAACCCGGCGGTCCACCCGAACGCCCAGGAGGTGTGCAACGGCATCGACGACAACTGCGACGGGAGAATCGACGAGGGGTTCGGCGACACCGACGGTGACGGCAGGGGCGATGCCTGCGACAACTGCCCCGCCGTAGCGAACCCGGATCAATCAGACGGGGACGCCGACGGCGCCGGCGACGCTTGCGACAACTGCCTCGGCCTGTACAACCCGTCGCAGAGCGATTTCAACCACGACGGCGTGGGCGACGCGTGCGATCTCGACGACGGACTCATCTACGTCACCGCCGGCGACATGACGCACGTGCGCTGGCAGCAAGAGAGCGGCCCGACGTCATGGAACCTCTACGAAGGCGACCTCTCCGTGCTTCGAGCCACGGGCAGCTACACCCAGCCGCCCGGCTCGAATGCGCTCGCCGCCAGGTTCTGCGGTTTGACCGACACATCCGTGGCCGACCCCAACACACCCCCCGCAGGCTCAGTGAGATTCTCGCTCGTCACCGGTGTCACCGGCGGCGTCGAAGGGAGCCTGGGGACGAACAGCGCCGGCATGCCGAGGCCGAATACGAACCCGTGTCCGTGA